The Drosophila gunungcola strain Sukarami unplaced genomic scaffold, Dgunungcola_SK_2 000158F, whole genome shotgun sequence genome includes a region encoding these proteins:
- the LOC128265813 gene encoding WD repeat-containing protein on Y chromosome-like — protein sequence MGNPGSSRWSLWSKSEPPKLEEMFNEESARSDLFLTEESEELSERLHKCISKDQLEKLHSAFLNTPERQVGIEGLRIMLEDLDVMSNDSMYTRLFLKINQNRDFKVDWNEFVSYLIYGFQEEDPSSQKESLVLPISGPPMVRKSEHRSAICCLALLKGKSDQVPIDKMTETVIFSFGGEDSPEASGMWVTASHEGMMRFWTSHMEPIRTASSESRVDEQKAKLPANSQPHRDSGASLNGALMSESERYSSHQA from the exons ATGGGTAACCCTGGCAGCTCGCGTTGGTCACTATGGTCAAAGAGCGAACCCCCAAAGCTGGAGGAAATGTTCAACGAGGAATCGGCCAGAA GCGATTTATTTTTGACTGAGGAGTCAGAGGAGCTATCAGAGCGCTTGCACAAATGCATATCAAAGGATCAACTTGAGAAACTGCACTCAGCCTTTCTTAACACTCCCGAACGGCAAGTCGGGATCGAAGGTTTGCGAATCATGCTGGAAGATCTAGATGTCATGTCTAACGACTCGATGTATACCCGACTCTTTTTAAAGATCAATCAGAATCGAGATTTTAAGGTGGACTGGAACGAGTTTGTTTCCTATCTAATTTATGGATTTCAAGAGGAGGATCCCAGTAGCCAAAAGGAGTCTCTTGTTTTACCGATTTCAGGACCTCCAATGGTGAGGAAATCAGAACATCGGTCGGCTATATGTTGTTTGGCGCTGCTTAAGGGAAAATCGGATCAAGTACCCATTGACAAGATGACAGAGACAGTTATCTTCTCTTTTGGCGGCGAAGATTCTCCAGAAGCTTCCGGCATGTGGGTCACAGCCAGCCACGAAGGCATGATGCGATTCTGGACATCGCATATGGAACCTATTCGTACAGCATCATCGGAAAGCA GGGTGGATGAGCAAAAAGCCAAATTACCGGCCAATTCCCAACCCCACCGGGATAGCGGCGCCAGCTTAAACGGGGCCCTGATGTCCGAGTCGGAGCGGTATAGCTCCCATCAGGCATAA